In Rubrobacter radiotolerans DSM 5868, the following proteins share a genomic window:
- a CDS encoding sensor histidine kinase — protein MEKPSGNLIRRERIFPDLSEERYIDRFFSVLFWGYWAATYASFVLQYGEGERRVGFLVGTLAFALLALTWVLLPWNPRASRVRLLAVPAFPALSFAIVYATDFGLSVGLYSVALANSVFLFGFRRAIPYAALLLALIFADYLLTSPDGGSAEALERTAVWAPAFAFVIGICAVAQRAVRRFEESRSLLAKLESANDALRRSAERVRELAISEERTRIAREMHDSLGHHLTAVDLQLKAARRLQESEPEKAREAVARAEGAAAEAMREVRRAVRALRPLGLEERRGAGAMAALARGYGGTGVSVSFGVSGEERVLSAEAELLLYRALQEGLTNALKHSGAERVEARLVFSPRSVCLSVTDDGVGMDGGAPEGAGGFGLAGLKERVSGLGGTMMAGNREGGGFEMQVELPVSEQ, from the coding sequence ATGGAGAAGCCGTCAGGAAACCTTATCCGGCGAGAGAGGATCTTCCCGGACCTGTCCGAGGAGCGCTATATAGACCGCTTCTTCTCGGTGCTGTTCTGGGGCTACTGGGCGGCGACCTACGCCTCGTTCGTGCTGCAGTACGGTGAGGGTGAGCGGCGCGTAGGGTTCCTGGTTGGCACGCTCGCTTTCGCTCTGCTGGCCTTGACATGGGTCCTTCTGCCCTGGAACCCGCGGGCTTCGCGGGTTCGCCTGCTGGCGGTGCCGGCGTTTCCCGCACTCTCGTTCGCCATCGTCTACGCGACGGACTTCGGTCTCTCCGTCGGCCTGTACTCCGTGGCCCTCGCCAACAGCGTCTTTCTGTTCGGGTTCCGGCGCGCCATTCCGTACGCTGCGTTGCTGCTGGCGCTGATCTTCGCAGACTACCTCCTGACCTCACCGGACGGTGGCTCGGCCGAGGCGTTGGAAAGGACGGCGGTCTGGGCCCCTGCCTTTGCCTTCGTGATCGGTATCTGCGCCGTGGCCCAGAGGGCGGTCCGCCGGTTTGAGGAGAGCCGGTCGCTGCTTGCGAAGCTCGAGTCGGCCAACGACGCGCTCCGCCGCTCGGCCGAGCGTGTCCGCGAGCTCGCTATCTCTGAGGAGAGAACCCGCATAGCCCGCGAGATGCACGATTCTTTGGGCCATCACCTGACCGCCGTGGACCTCCAGCTCAAGGCCGCCCGTCGCCTGCAAGAGTCCGAACCGGAGAAGGCCCGTGAAGCTGTGGCCCGGGCGGAGGGGGCGGCGGCCGAGGCGATGAGGGAGGTCAGGCGCGCCGTGCGGGCCCTGCGGCCGCTCGGGCTTGAGGAACGCAGGGGCGCCGGAGCGATGGCCGCGCTAGCGCGAGGGTACGGGGGCACCGGCGTTTCGGTCTCGTTCGGGGTCTCGGGAGAAGAGAGGGTTCTTTCCGCGGAGGCCGAGCTCCTGCTCTACCGGGCCCTGCAGGAGGGCCTCACCAACGCGCTCAAGCACTCGGGAGCCGAACGGGTGGAGGCGCGACTTGTCTTCTCGCCTCGCAGCGTCTGTCTGAGCGTTACCGACGACGGAGTCGGGATGGACGGGGGAGCACCGGAGGGCGCCGGCGGGTTCGGGCTGGCGGGCTTGAAGGAACGTGTCTCCGGGCTCGGCGGGACTATGATGGCTGGTAACCGCGAAGGCGGAGGTTTCGAGATGCAGGTCGAGTTGCCGGTGAGTGAGCAATGA
- a CDS encoding DUF305 domain-containing protein yields MKTTHRRKAAYGSLALVALLLLAACSGGTTDGRATGSQRTTAGESTEETTGVFDTAPMTPPDTVSYSDLVFVDEMALRLRWELEMAGVAENSARSQRLVGLAREMVPAREEGIVRLRSIKKQEYGLQDLPADVSPEEYAALGLTDPASLAGAKPFDKAFVDALLPGLAGTAELADRAAGRSEDPDVRSFARATAEEREREISVFSGYRESRYPRSR; encoded by the coding sequence ATGAAGACGACGCACAGAAGAAAGGCGGCGTACGGTAGCCTCGCCCTCGTCGCGCTGCTCCTCCTTGCGGCTTGCTCGGGCGGGACGACCGACGGACGCGCCACCGGCTCCCAGCGCACCACAGCCGGCGAGAGCACGGAAGAGACGACCGGAGTCTTCGACACCGCGCCAATGACTCCGCCGGACACCGTATCGTACTCCGACCTCGTCTTTGTGGACGAGATGGCTCTTCGCCTGCGGTGGGAGCTCGAGATGGCCGGAGTCGCGGAGAACTCCGCGAGGAGCCAGCGTCTTGTCGGACTCGCCCGGGAGATGGTCCCGGCGCGTGAGGAGGGTATCGTTAGACTCCGGTCAATCAAAAAGCAGGAGTACGGGCTTCAGGACCTGCCAGCGGACGTCTCCCCGGAGGAGTACGCGGCGCTCGGGCTCACGGACCCGGCTTCGCTCGCGGGCGCGAAACCCTTCGACAAGGCGTTTGTCGACGCGTTGCTGCCGGGTCTCGCCGGGACCGCAGAGCTGGCCGACCGGGCCGCCGGGAGAAGCGAAGACCCGGACGTGCGATCCTTCGCTCGCGCCACTGCCGAGGAGCGCGAGCGCGAGATCTCCGTATTCTCGGGTTACAGGGAGAGCCGGTATCCGCGGAGTCGGTAA
- the mgtA gene encoding magnesium-translocating P-type ATPase, producing MTQGQENRSARSTALWARPAQTLLHNLETGATGLPEPEAARRLEEYGESGLGRGRRDGAGRLLLSQFASPIVLILIFAAGLSFFLGNVVDAGIVLAIVLASGLLGFWQEKGAADAVEKLLAVVRITATVIRDGKEVEVPIESVVPGDVVRLSAGDSVPGDCRILESNDLHADEATLTGETYPVEKTAGTLPEDTPLNRRTNTLFMGTHIVSGTATALVVKTGAATEFGKVSASLAARTPETAFEVGLRRFGYLLARVGLIMTLLIFAANVFLQRPVVDSFLFSVALAVGLTPQLLPAITSITLARGARRMAREKVIVRRVSSIENLGGMDVLCSDKTGTLTEGRVRLRSALDTEGDESAAVFFDAYLNAALETGYASPIDEAIRSHDQPDISGYEKLDEVPYDFVRKRLSVLVAHKNREGSVLVTKGALENVLAVCTRARRPEGTTVPVSEAEAGIRDHFADLSGHGFRVLGVARRELTSKTSVGREGEAEMTFVGLLVFSDPPKESAVGTVERLRDLGCSLKMITGDNRLVAASVAREVGLKEPAILTGGDIQRMSEPALVSRAVATEVFAEVEPNQKERIILALKKGGAAVGYLGDGINDAPALHAADVGLSVDSAADVAKEAADIVLLEKDLGVLVRGAEEGRATFANTLKYVFMATSANFGNMFSMAGASLFLPFLPLLPTQVLLTNFLTDLPETTIATDAVDRELVERPRRWDIGFVKNFMLVFGAVSSVFDYLTFGVLLLLLRAGMVEFRTGWFLESVVSACLIVLVVRTRRPFFRSRPGRYLTLATIAVVLLTLLLPYAPFAGVLGLAPVPPVFLLALGAIVAAYVLTAEVAKRVFYGRAEPQGRSEG from the coding sequence ATCACACAGGGCCAAGAAAACAGAAGCGCGCGATCGACGGCTCTCTGGGCGCGTCCGGCGCAGACGCTGCTGCACAACCTCGAAACAGGCGCCACAGGGCTCCCGGAGCCGGAGGCGGCTCGCCGGCTGGAGGAGTACGGCGAGAGCGGACTCGGACGCGGTCGGCGTGACGGAGCGGGCCGGCTGCTCCTTTCCCAGTTCGCAAGCCCCATAGTCCTTATCCTGATCTTCGCTGCCGGGCTCTCGTTTTTTCTGGGCAACGTCGTTGACGCCGGGATCGTGCTCGCCATCGTGCTGGCGAGCGGCCTGCTCGGCTTCTGGCAGGAGAAGGGCGCCGCCGACGCCGTCGAGAAGCTGCTCGCCGTCGTGCGGATCACGGCCACCGTGATCCGGGACGGAAAGGAGGTCGAGGTCCCCATCGAATCGGTCGTGCCGGGGGACGTGGTCCGGCTCTCGGCCGGCGACAGCGTCCCGGGGGACTGCCGCATCCTCGAATCGAACGACCTTCACGCCGACGAGGCGACCCTGACCGGGGAGACCTACCCCGTGGAGAAGACGGCTGGTACGCTGCCCGAAGATACGCCGCTCAACCGGCGGACGAACACCCTCTTCATGGGCACCCACATCGTGAGCGGAACGGCCACGGCGCTCGTGGTAAAGACCGGTGCGGCCACGGAGTTCGGCAAGGTCTCCGCGAGCCTTGCGGCCCGGACGCCCGAGACCGCCTTCGAGGTCGGGCTCCGGCGCTTCGGCTACCTGCTGGCTCGTGTCGGCCTGATCATGACGCTCCTTATCTTCGCCGCCAACGTCTTTTTGCAGCGCCCGGTTGTGGACTCGTTTCTGTTCTCGGTTGCCCTGGCCGTCGGTCTCACGCCGCAGCTTTTGCCCGCGATCACGAGCATCACGCTCGCCCGCGGCGCCCGGCGCATGGCTCGCGAGAAGGTGATCGTACGCCGCGTCTCCTCAATAGAGAACCTCGGCGGAATGGACGTGCTCTGCTCGGACAAGACGGGAACCTTGACGGAGGGGCGGGTACGCCTGCGCTCAGCCCTGGACACGGAGGGCGACGAGAGTGCGGCGGTCTTCTTCGACGCCTACCTGAACGCCGCCCTGGAGACCGGCTACGCAAGCCCCATAGACGAGGCCATAAGGTCGCACGACCAGCCAGATATCTCCGGCTACGAGAAGCTCGACGAGGTGCCCTACGACTTTGTCCGCAAGCGCCTGAGCGTGCTCGTCGCCCACAAGAACAGAGAAGGCTCCGTGCTCGTCACCAAAGGAGCCCTGGAGAACGTGCTGGCGGTCTGCACGCGGGCAAGACGGCCGGAGGGGACCACCGTGCCCGTCTCCGAGGCCGAAGCCGGGATACGGGACCATTTCGCCGACCTGAGCGGCCACGGTTTCAGGGTCCTCGGGGTCGCCCGCAGGGAGCTGACCTCAAAGACATCGGTCGGCAGGGAGGGTGAGGCGGAGATGACGTTCGTGGGCCTGCTCGTCTTCTCCGACCCGCCGAAGGAGAGCGCGGTCGGGACCGTCGAAAGACTTCGCGACCTCGGCTGCTCGCTAAAGATGATCACCGGCGACAACCGGCTCGTCGCCGCGAGCGTGGCCCGCGAGGTGGGTCTGAAAGAACCCGCGATCCTCACCGGCGGCGACATCCAGCGGATGAGCGAGCCGGCCCTCGTAAGTCGGGCCGTCGCGACGGAGGTCTTCGCCGAGGTCGAGCCGAACCAGAAGGAGAGGATCATTCTTGCCCTCAAGAAGGGCGGGGCCGCCGTGGGCTACCTGGGCGACGGTATAAACGACGCCCCGGCCCTGCACGCCGCCGACGTCGGGCTCTCGGTGGACTCGGCCGCCGACGTCGCGAAGGAGGCCGCGGACATCGTGCTGCTGGAGAAGGACCTCGGCGTGCTCGTGCGGGGGGCCGAGGAGGGGCGGGCGACCTTCGCCAACACCCTCAAGTACGTCTTCATGGCGACCAGCGCCAACTTCGGCAACATGTTCAGCATGGCCGGCGCCTCGCTCTTTTTGCCCTTTCTGCCGCTCCTGCCGACGCAGGTGCTCCTGACCAACTTCCTCACCGACCTGCCGGAGACGACCATCGCCACCGACGCGGTGGACCGGGAGCTCGTAGAACGACCCAGGCGGTGGGACATCGGGTTCGTCAAGAACTTCATGCTCGTCTTCGGGGCGGTGAGCTCCGTCTTCGACTACCTGACCTTCGGCGTTTTGCTCCTGCTGTTGCGGGCGGGCATGGTCGAGTTCAGGACGGGGTGGTTCCTCGAGTCGGTGGTCTCGGCGTGTCTGATCGTGCTCGTCGTGCGCACGAGGCGCCCGTTCTTCAGGAGCCGCCCCGGACGCTACCTGACGCTCGCCACAATAGCCGTCGTGCTCCTCACGCTCCTCTTGCCCTACGCACCGTTCGCCGGTGTGCTGGGTCTTGCGCCGGTGCCTCCCGTCTTCCTGCTGGCCCTCGGAGCTATCGTGGCAGCGTACGTCCTGACCGCCGAGGTCGCCAAGAGGGTCTTCTACGGTCGGGCCGAACCTCAGGGCCGAAGCGAGGGGTAG
- the uraD gene encoding 2-oxo-4-hydroxy-4-carboxy-5-ureidoimidazoline decarboxylase produces MLPPAKMAVYGFQHLLSFYAGFVVAPLLVAAGIGLTQEQTVYVISASLLACGIATLLQCVGIWEVGIRLPVVLGTTITAVGPMIAIGNTSGGGVDGLLAIYGAVIVSGIATLLFAPYYSRLIRFFPPVVTGTVITIIGISLLPVAVSLMGGGDPEAANFGSLQNLLLAGGTLAFIVAIYRVFPGFLSTIAILLGLVVGTAAASLLGIVDFGGVGEARWVQAVVPFHFGWPTFGLAAILSMLVVMLITAVETTGDVFAVGDIVEKPIRRKGIARAIRADGLGTAIGGILNSFPVTTFAGNIGLVRLTRVRSRWVVATAGVFMIAIGFLPKLPAVFAAIPPAVIGAATLALFGTIAVVGIQILSRVDFREESNLVVVAISLGIAIIPISFPEFFADVPEELQIVLGSGIILGTLSAISLNILFNVLAGKKNLVEEVVPTPRAPENLTLGQVNELDREEFARKFRPLYQGNDRIAREAFEEHPFASLYDLRRAFQDVLFASPPERQLELIRTYPDLGTIISMNQAPADSGFSPKEHEIIRSATMWGMLSPESRREQTFAGLNRLSQEEYEAFARMNQAYREKFGFPLIVCVRENTKETILASGKDRLKNSPTQEKATALVEIAKIANLRLLELVEEPADEVVSSMSR; encoded by the coding sequence GTGCTGCCGCCGGCAAAGATGGCGGTTTACGGTTTTCAGCACCTGCTGTCATTCTATGCAGGCTTCGTGGTGGCTCCGCTGCTCGTTGCGGCCGGTATAGGGCTTACACAGGAGCAGACCGTGTACGTGATCAGCGCGAGCCTCCTGGCATGCGGGATCGCAACGCTCTTACAATGCGTGGGAATCTGGGAGGTGGGTATCCGCCTCCCCGTCGTGCTCGGGACCACCATCACGGCAGTGGGACCGATGATAGCCATCGGAAACACGAGCGGCGGCGGAGTGGACGGCCTCCTTGCAATCTACGGCGCCGTAATTGTCTCCGGGATCGCCACCCTGCTCTTCGCCCCTTACTACAGCCGCCTCATACGCTTCTTCCCGCCCGTCGTGACGGGAACCGTTATCACGATCATCGGCATCTCCTTGCTTCCGGTGGCGGTCTCGTTGATGGGCGGCGGCGATCCGGAGGCCGCCAACTTCGGCAGCCTCCAGAACCTGCTGCTCGCGGGCGGCACCCTGGCGTTTATAGTTGCGATCTACCGGGTCTTCCCGGGTTTTCTAAGCACCATTGCGATCCTGCTGGGCCTGGTGGTCGGGACCGCGGCTGCGTCGCTGCTCGGGATCGTGGACTTCGGCGGGGTGGGGGAGGCCCGGTGGGTGCAGGCGGTCGTGCCTTTCCACTTCGGCTGGCCCACCTTCGGACTGGCGGCCATTCTCTCGATGCTGGTCGTCATGCTCATCACGGCCGTGGAGACCACGGGAGACGTGTTTGCCGTCGGCGACATCGTCGAGAAGCCCATTCGACGCAAAGGCATCGCTCGCGCGATCCGCGCCGACGGTCTGGGGACGGCGATCGGAGGGATACTCAACTCCTTCCCGGTTACCACCTTCGCAGGCAACATCGGCCTCGTGCGCTTGACACGCGTCAGGAGCCGCTGGGTCGTTGCGACCGCCGGGGTGTTTATGATAGCGATCGGGTTTCTGCCCAAGTTGCCGGCAGTTTTTGCCGCGATACCCCCGGCCGTTATCGGGGCGGCGACGCTGGCCCTTTTCGGGACCATAGCGGTCGTGGGCATCCAGATCCTCTCGCGGGTCGATTTTCGCGAGGAGAGCAACCTCGTCGTCGTTGCAATAAGCCTGGGGATAGCGATTATCCCGATCTCCTTCCCCGAGTTCTTCGCCGACGTTCCGGAGGAGCTGCAGATCGTGCTGGGCAGCGGCATCATCCTTGGCACGCTCTCGGCGATCTCTCTCAACATCCTCTTCAACGTGCTGGCGGGCAAAAAGAATTTGGTCGAGGAAGTGGTCCCGACACCCAGAGCGCCCGAGAACCTCACCCTGGGGCAGGTCAACGAGCTTGACCGCGAGGAGTTCGCACGGAAGTTCCGGCCTCTGTATCAGGGGAACGACCGGATCGCCCGGGAGGCGTTCGAGGAACATCCCTTCGCCAGCCTCTACGATCTGCGCCGTGCGTTTCAGGACGTCCTATTCGCCTCCCCGCCCGAGCGCCAGCTGGAGCTGATCCGCACCTACCCCGACCTGGGCACAATAATCTCGATGAATCAAGCCCCCGCCGACTCCGGGTTCTCCCCCAAAGAGCACGAGATCATACGCTCCGCGACGATGTGGGGAATGCTGAGCCCGGAGTCCCGCAGAGAGCAGACCTTCGCCGGACTGAACCGCCTCTCCCAAGAGGAGTACGAGGCGTTCGCCCGCATGAACCAAGCCTATCGTGAAAAGTTCGGCTTCCCCCTGATCGTCTGCGTCCGGGAGAACACCAAGGAGACCATACTCGCCAGCGGCAAAGACCGCCTGAAGAACTCCCCGACCCAGGAGAAGGCAACCGCTCTCGTCGAGATCGCCAAAATAGCCAACCTTCGCCTGCTGGAACTCGTTGAAGAACCCGCCGATGAGGTCGTCTCTTCCATGAGCAGGTAA
- a CDS encoding nucleoside deaminase, which produces MQLVIELARSNVDHGTGGPFGAAIFERETGKLLAPGVNLVTTANCSVAHAEIVAIMVAQRVVGSFDLGGRGLPAYELVTSTEPCAMCLGAIPWSGVRYVACGARDEDARAVGFDEGSKLENWASTLEERGIGVTQDVCRKDAAAVLRYYAEKGGEIYNSRKGAL; this is translated from the coding sequence ATGCAGCTGGTAATAGAGCTTGCGAGATCGAACGTAGATCACGGCACCGGCGGACCTTTCGGGGCGGCGATCTTCGAGCGCGAGACGGGGAAGCTGCTGGCCCCGGGGGTAAACCTGGTAACGACGGCCAACTGCTCCGTGGCACACGCGGAGATCGTGGCGATCATGGTCGCACAAAGAGTTGTTGGGAGCTTTGATCTTGGCGGTCGGGGCCTGCCTGCGTACGAGCTGGTCACCAGCACCGAGCCTTGCGCCATGTGTCTTGGCGCCATTCCGTGGTCTGGCGTTCGTTACGTGGCGTGCGGAGCCCGAGACGAAGACGCCCGCGCCGTCGGATTCGACGAGGGGTCGAAGCTGGAGAACTGGGCGTCAACGTTGGAGGAGCGGGGCATCGGGGTCACGCAAGACGTGTGCCGCAAAGACGCAGCGGCCGTGCTGCGCTACTACGCCGAGAAGGGCGGGGAGATCTACAACTCCCGCAAGGGAGCCCTGTAG
- the trfA gene encoding plasmid replication initiator TrfA, which yields MSAGEARHIVKAEGNFEDLPYFTVGKQSESDGVIEYKAVLRAPDGQMLKQTWTVRASSGLGLPGSLDQDVYVALLQIIDRQGGIPSDGVLSFSMYELMGLVGRTVGGRDYQQVKRSLERLNGTMIHAKNAFYVKSSQSFLNDKTFNLLDYAEYTEVTDSSGRRVERMHVKLSNYFVQSYNSDYLKGLDVDFYYSLNSAVAKRLYRFVDKKRNHRRQWEVDLFSLRDRIPLSSNYKYPSKIKEKLDPAHQELVQKGFLESVTYTKMPDKSTLVCYRLNEGFSQRRPTATIERSPENLIALERLKVEGVWEGVAEDLVARFGADWCIFCADKVSLQKNIRDRGPYLKRVVEGHADPEPVEHQLENGTPPRSSLQELSQPSFDIVSEETESSFENTEKFPVRSPEAEELWNGLLRSAFGENGSDHLGVWFEGVVPASLRDATLTVVAPNEVACDYLRQRFLDELTLAGRKLLAPEFHLRIVTLAHINA from the coding sequence ATGAGCGCAGGCGAGGCACGTCACATAGTGAAGGCAGAGGGGAACTTTGAGGATCTCCCGTACTTCACGGTCGGCAAGCAGAGCGAGAGCGACGGAGTGATCGAGTACAAGGCCGTGCTCAGGGCTCCTGACGGTCAGATGCTCAAGCAGACCTGGACGGTTCGGGCTTCGAGCGGGCTTGGGCTTCCGGGGTCGCTGGATCAGGACGTGTACGTGGCGCTTTTGCAGATAATCGATCGCCAGGGCGGCATCCCGAGCGACGGTGTGCTCTCGTTCTCGATGTACGAGTTGATGGGGCTTGTCGGCCGTACGGTCGGCGGTCGAGACTACCAGCAGGTGAAGCGCTCTCTGGAGCGGCTCAACGGGACCATGATCCACGCAAAGAACGCCTTTTACGTGAAGAGCTCTCAGTCGTTTCTCAACGACAAGACCTTCAACCTTCTCGACTACGCCGAGTACACGGAGGTCACGGACTCCTCCGGGAGAAGGGTCGAGCGGATGCACGTGAAGCTCTCTAACTACTTTGTCCAGTCGTACAACTCGGACTACCTGAAGGGCCTCGACGTCGACTTCTACTACTCGCTCAACTCCGCGGTCGCCAAGCGGCTGTACCGTTTTGTGGACAAAAAGCGGAACCACCGTCGCCAGTGGGAGGTGGACCTCTTCTCGCTGCGCGACAGAATCCCGCTCAGCTCCAACTACAAGTACCCCTCGAAGATAAAGGAGAAGCTGGATCCCGCCCACCAGGAGCTTGTCCAGAAGGGGTTTCTCGAGAGCGTTACCTACACCAAGATGCCCGACAAATCGACCCTTGTCTGCTACCGGCTCAACGAGGGCTTCTCCCAGCGTCGTCCTACCGCCACGATCGAGCGTTCGCCGGAGAACCTTATCGCCCTTGAGCGTCTCAAGGTCGAGGGCGTCTGGGAGGGTGTGGCCGAGGACCTGGTCGCCCGCTTCGGCGCCGACTGGTGCATCTTCTGCGCCGACAAGGTCTCTCTTCAGAAGAACATCCGCGATAGGGGACCCTACCTCAAACGCGTCGTGGAAGGCCACGCCGATCCCGAACCCGTCGAGCACCAGCTGGAGAACGGGACCCCGCCTCGATCCTCGCTCCAAGAGCTCTCCCAACCTTCCTTCGACATCGTCTCCGAAGAAACCGAATCTTCGTTTGAGAACACGGAGAAGTTCCCTGTCCGCTCACCGGAGGCCGAGGAGCTCTGGAACGGGCTTCTTCGCTCCGCCTTCGGAGAGAACGGCTCCGATCACCTCGGCGTCTGGTTCGAGGGTGTCGTCCCGGCCTCTCTCCGTGACGCTACCCTCACCGTTGTTGCACCCAACGAGGTCGCCTGTGATTATCTTCGTCAACGCTTCCTCGACGAGCTCACCCTTGCCGGTCGGAAACTTCTCGCTCCCGAGTTCCACCTCCGCATTGTGACTCTGGCACATATTAACGCATAA
- a CDS encoding 5-(carboxyamino)imidazole ribonucleotide synthase has protein sequence MRKNGDPVLPGATVGVLGSGQLGRMLALAARQMGYRVHVFSPDSDSPAGQVADRELSVPYEDLDAAREFAKSVDVVTLEFENVPASTAEEIEQIVPLRPGPDALRTTQHRLREKEFLSRVGFPVTLFRAVSSREELDAALLQTGAPAVLKTAGFGYDGKGQAKIPAPEDADAAWEAVGGPAVLEAWVDLEREVSVVGARGLDGSFVHYGVVENTHRNHILDLSVVPAAVPGKTAEEAIELARGVFEELDLVGTACVEFFLDKGGRLLVNEIAPRPHNSGHWTIEGADASQFEQQLRAVCGLPLGSPRRRAPGVAMANLLGDLWGEGEPAWTRALTFPEAKLHLYGKGTARPARKMGHLTALADAPEEAARIVQAARRALSDRSLP, from the coding sequence GTGAGAAAGAACGGAGATCCTGTTCTCCCCGGCGCCACCGTAGGGGTTCTGGGGAGCGGCCAGCTCGGCCGGATGCTCGCCCTGGCCGCCCGGCAGATGGGCTACCGCGTTCACGTCTTCTCCCCGGACTCCGACAGCCCCGCCGGACAGGTGGCGGATCGCGAACTCTCCGTCCCCTACGAGGACCTCGACGCTGCGCGCGAGTTTGCAAAGAGCGTCGACGTCGTGACGCTGGAGTTCGAGAACGTCCCGGCGAGTACGGCGGAGGAGATCGAGCAGATCGTCCCCCTGCGCCCGGGTCCGGACGCCCTGCGCACAACCCAGCACCGGCTGCGCGAGAAGGAGTTCCTCTCCCGGGTCGGCTTCCCCGTGACGCTGTTTCGTGCCGTCAGTTCGCGGGAGGAGCTGGACGCGGCGCTCTTGCAGACCGGCGCGCCCGCCGTCCTCAAGACCGCGGGCTTCGGCTACGACGGCAAGGGACAGGCAAAGATACCCGCTCCGGAGGACGCCGACGCGGCTTGGGAGGCGGTCGGTGGTCCGGCCGTCCTTGAGGCGTGGGTGGACCTTGAGCGCGAGGTCTCCGTGGTGGGCGCCCGGGGACTCGACGGTTCCTTTGTCCACTACGGCGTGGTCGAGAACACCCACCGCAACCACATCCTCGACCTGAGCGTCGTTCCCGCTGCGGTCCCCGGGAAGACGGCAGAGGAGGCAATAGAGCTCGCGCGCGGCGTCTTTGAGGAGCTGGACCTCGTCGGGACGGCGTGCGTGGAGTTCTTTCTCGATAAGGGCGGCAGGCTCCTCGTCAACGAGATCGCCCCGCGGCCGCACAACTCGGGCCACTGGACAATCGAGGGCGCCGACGCCTCGCAGTTCGAGCAGCAGCTACGCGCCGTTTGCGGGCTGCCGCTCGGGAGCCCCCGCAGGCGCGCCCCGGGCGTGGCGATGGCAAACCTGCTCGGAGACCTCTGGGGGGAGGGTGAACCGGCCTGGACCCGCGCCCTGACCTTCCCCGAAGCGAAGCTGCACCTCTACGGCAAGGGAACGGCGAGACCGGCCCGCAAGATGGGCCACCTCACCGCCCTCGCCGACGCTCCCGAAGAGGCAGCCCGGATCGTTCAGGCGGCTCGCCGGGCGCTCTCGGACAGGTCCCTCCCCTGA